Genomic window (Daucus carota subsp. sativus chromosome 5, DH1 v3.0, whole genome shotgun sequence):
ACTGTGACATTTATATGGTCTTTTATTCTTCTTGGACATGTTCTGTTGataattttacaataatttatatactatcaAAGTATCTATCGTTAGACCTAAAATTAGCTTgatttatttggtttttaatttttaattgttgGTTTAGATACACTCACGAGCTTCTCGAATAATTACTTACGAAATTTGAGTTTGACGTATTAGAGTTACAGGATTCTGTCTtctgtataatatttttacttaccTAAGGTTAGAGAGGACCGAAGCTTTAGACTGTGAAGGTTGTACTTGTCTGTAGTTAAAGGGCTTGCTTTCGAAGTGTTTGATAAAAATCCTGacatatattttgttttctttacaTATTTAATGTTTTTACAAGGTTAATTTAGATCATATGTGTGCAACAAGCCGGAGAATGGTATGTTTGcactcaaatttttattttaatgattgATATAAATCATTAACTTTTTAATACTTGGCGTAATGTTTGTTAATTTCATGCTTAGGAGACATAGTGAAAAGCAACATACAACCATGATTTTcgatttattttgtgtttttttgcATCTTCCATGTCAGATACAACTTCTATCCAGTCTCGACCTCAAGAAAACTCCTCAGCTATTGGAACTGGTGGAAGGTGAGAAGGTCTCAAGAAACACACGTTTGGTTTCCTGTTCTTTCTATAACATATTTGAGTGTTGTCTTCTTCCTgccataatatttatttattattttcaggaTGTCGAGGAGCTCATGAGTTTAGCTCCAGAAAAGGTTGTCCTAAAATGGATGAACTTTCATTTGAAGAAAGCCGGATATGAAAAGGAGGTTACCAATTTTTCTTCGGATTTAAAGGTGAGGGATAAATTTGTCAAAATCCAGTCACAGTGGAAGTGTGGAACTTATTCATATCTTCAGTAGTAAagatataacattttttatctATCTGACGAGATGAATTTCTTAAAGTAAACTTTGTTATTGCTAGATTCATCAACGATTGTATTCTATATAGTGATTTGGGCTGAATGAGTGCGATTTTGACAAGGTTTGATGATAGGCAAAAAAACAGTGACGTGGGTTGTGGGGACAGTTAAATATATGCTTTTACTGCAAGATGTAACCGCTGTTTTCTCATATTCCTGTGTAATATTATTTCAAGGGTGATAAGTGTTTGATAACATTCTATGCATTTCTGGAAATTTCGCAGGGAAAAGGTAACAATCCCGGCATCGAAGCCGTATATCTCCTTGATTGGAAATCAGAATGTAGCAAGACAAACAGTGATAGCTTAGGGTGACAAAGCTTCTGATATATCCAAGGATGGCATTGTTCTTGGCACCTACAGATCAGCTTCCATCACTGTCCTATTCGATTACTTCTGAGCGGCTGGGATCACTTTCGAGGTACTTATCAGGCCTTTTCTTAGTAACTGAATTATTCACATTTGGTTAGTATGTGATGTTATGACGAGGTTTAGCTCATTGATaaaatctggtgaatgtttGCAACTGCTCACAagataaaaaattgtttatactTTATATCGTGCAGGAGAGACGACGGTAGTCCATTATCACTACTCACAAACTTTTTAAAGATGAATTGGGTCAAAATTCTCtaagaataaaagaaaatacGATCATCTATTTAACAGTCCTAGAGGCTTCACCCTCTCAAGGTTTAAGTCTTTAtgttttgtaaatttatttttacgGAAGATAATTATGCGCAGACTTGGTGTGTCTGGAGGTTCTGTCCAAtcactttttttcaaaaacttaAATTATTAGTCACCCACATCGTTGCATGTGTAACAGAAATAAGATCCATTCAGTTTTAATTTAGGGAAGTTGATTCCATGCTGCCTATTTTTTCTTAATGTGGGTGTACCACTCTCCCCTGAAAAGATGTAGAAAGGGAGTTATCAAGTCAGGTCTTGGTCTCCATTAAGAGATTAAGACTGAGAAGAGAAAGAATAgcatttataaatttgttttgtaCATTGTCTGATTCGTAAGTGTGTTGTGGATCATCGGCAATTTAATACAAGGGGAACAAAATTATGGAAGAGAAATGTCACCTTGAGCTTGGTGAGGtgatttaatttttcatttatatgtGTTGTCATAGATAGTTTCAGTTTTAGATTATATCTAGAATATGAATGTCGATATAGAAATGTCCTTTATTTTTTCAGTTTAAATCTATATATTGCAATTTGGCCTGGCTATGCAATAAAACTTCACCTAATCGAAAACGAAATTGAAAGACAGTTGTTTGTACCTTGAGAATATTTTTGATAGAACTTTTACATATCTATCTATATGTTTATTGTTAAGTATCTCATGTTAAGGTTAGTTGCGCTGAAACTTTTTGGATTAAAGCATCCTCCTATTTGGTTTTCTATTCGATATGTTATACTGACTTTCAGAGTTTTATTTAGTCACTGCCAATGTTGTAATTGTTTTGTAAGTGTTGAATTCCTAAATATGTTTTAGAGTAAGCATAAAAAACTATACTATATACTTTTTCATAGGCATCTGTGGCTGTGTATCTCTTTCATCAAATGAATGGTTTCCGGTTTACAAGCTGTGTTGCTATACATGCCTGTAGAGAAATAACATACTGTTGTTTGACATTTTATGTCACAAATAGTTGAGATATTAAGATTAAATTGTATATCTCAACaaagatttaataaaataattttattttatctcaacAAATGTGTTAGTTCACCAGCTCTACACATTAGACAAACAAGAATACAGATAAAGAGTTAGCTCTTGCTCTTTAGGCATCACCCTTATTGTCGTAacattttctaatattatcatatattaatattaaaaaaaattcacatatcgataataaaaacattttaataactaaaatctttaaatgaatagattttttttccagtaactaaaaattttagctcaatattttaatataactaaattttttCCAATACAATAGTATCATGTGCTATgcaatgaaatatgaaaaatatgaggtaatattaatcaaaaaccacattatcatatattaatattaagaaaacatttacatatataaaaaaaattgattgtttATACTAATATCTTATAATACAGAAAAATATTGTACAAAATAAActttacaaagtgaatataacGAATcgactaatataatttaatatcattttatttaattaataaaaaacactaataaaataatattaaacttataaataatcaaattaaaattatatggtcgcccgtgcttcgcacgggttataagctagtattactaaagctgaaaaattaaaattttggtgGATCAGTATGTTGTCCTCcttaatttaatttgtaatagATTCCCATGAATCTTTTCATTATGACTAAAATATATCCAAATATTCTTATTAAGACATATCTTTTTAGCTCCATTTTCAATTAACTTTCTGTCGCATTTAACTATCACGAActtattcaatatatcaaataaaaagagACTGACCCAAAAcaatcaattataattaatatatgtccaatggaaaaaaaaaatctgaaaaaaattctgaaataatCGGTTTGCGCTGATTGACGTTGTAGTGCTCCTTCGTATACACCGATAATCTAGATTTAAGTCATTCACCAATTTCTTTCACCGATAATATGCCCTCAATTTTTTTATGCCCTCATATTTGATTCTGAGATATCCGGTTCGTCGATAAAAGGGTTATTTTAACATATCGAACAagaaatatactccctccgtcccaacaggatgtttacgttcagtgtttgcacgcattttaaaacttttataaaatatagttcaataacgtttttgtaattaatttttttttgaataaaattttaaacgtcaaactttttttcagaatttttttaaaaataaaaatattatggaactatattttataggagttttaaaatgcgtgccaaaaaatcACGTAAAACCGTGGGACGGAGtcacggagggagtatatgataaaataacatatattttaaatcacgTGCATTAACGAGTTATAAGGCTGtaacattataataaatatttttggtaaaatcttaattcttattttttctgaaattctgtataaagatattaaatatatgtttaagtGTGGAATTGTTAAAATGTGACTGATGGTAGGAGGCTGATAAATTTTTTAAcgggatatacatatatagggtagcactccatagcataccctcttatatggagttacgtagcacaccattataaatatattaataatatatattctattatagtttttatgaaatataattgcaaattttgattattaaaccgaaaacgaaattatacaatttttttattccaaagatcatctaaaattatgcaatatctcaacatgattctataacagaataataatcatccagaattattctgttgtagaattagtttcgaaaatatactttttttaatcaaattttaagtgttaaattacttaaaatagatttattttatagtattctatattagaatcacgttttatatgtattctataacagaatttataataaaattgataatttatagtgacgcactatgtaactccatataaggagtccctctctggaatatTGGCCTACATATATAACCTTGCAAGGATGTAATCTAACTTCATCAATTTACCCGTACTTTTTCGTTTCCAGAGTCATTCCTCCCTGTGAACCATGATATGCAGGGGTGATCAAAaaaccgcccacaccgcataaaccgcccgcaccgcaccaaaccgcaccacaaaacgtggtttttaattttcgtggtgcggttgcggtttgaatttttcacaaaccgcgcggtgcggtgcggatTGCCGTTTGACATTTTAgtagtgcggttcaaaccgcaccgcaccgcaatattatatatatatatatatatatatatatatatatatatatattagtgattgtcaaataaaattatattatacatatatattatttataattatgttatatatgtttgttaattgttaaatctcttcaaataatagttaattattattttatcaatctcgcattactattataccaaatttgtatgaaatgattatattattataatatgtctcttggtagttagtactcatatttattatcatattcacatttttgtttgtgttattttagtagttgttgtagctctgaaatgataaatatcatataaattcattacatgcaaagtttttaattatagtatacttaaattttatttctaacttcaactaaaaatatttattcttaagcatacaaaccgcaccgcaccacaccgcatttttgtggtgcggtttacgtggtttttatgctagcgtggtgcggttgtggtttgagttttcaaccaaaccgcatgcgcggtttggttcgcggttttagcgaaaaaccgcaccgcccgcgaTCACCCCTAATGATATGTGCCCGCTCCGCGAGGACATGTAAAATGTTTATTTTTCACTGCTAGacactttttataaaatataattttacaacttatttttaaagtctttttttatataaaaatataagtgttatacttttataaaaaaaatcttaaaaataatttacagaactataatATATTGAAGAATTAAAATCCGTGTCGCGTCCCTGTCcagtatactattgactgggacctGGGAGTAATAACTGCTagaaatataattattgatGGAACGGGATTGCTACAGCCTAGTCATACAATGATGTACACACATACTTGATCATGATCATACAGATTACAGATACCAATAATTGATGCGTTGATATCACAACAGAAAAAGATGAGGTGTATAATGGGGGCGTAAAAGGAGgtcagaagaagaaaacaacaaaatagaaaattaagTGGATCCTCGCGTCCGCATGAAAGAACTTCATCCATGCACGTAGATAGCCCTCAATCAAATGCAAATTGACCACCTCAAATCAATCACTATATCTTTGTCTGATGTCACAATAGGATCGAGTAAGCAAATACGTAATTACAGTACCTTTCGGCTTTTGATTTATAAATGCGAAGCTTAAATCTTGGATTTTAGGAGAGAAGAATGCTATAAATCTTGGATTTTAGGCCACctttattattgtaattttctttaatGAGCTAATATTGTATTTTTCTTTCCAAACTTTTAACTGTTATATAGTCAAAAATTCGAACGAACAGTAGGCACAGCAATACTGTGATGTTGTACCTGTAGCTGAATGCAGATAGAACGCCACTGGGATCATTTTGTCTTTATCAAGTTCTAAAATGTATGGGATCTTTATCATGACTAGTCAATTTCAAGGGTTTCCTGTTATAGTTTTTAGAGGCTGGCGCGGACCACACTCCACTGGATATTATAGAGATTTATACCAAATTCTTTACCACCTTCCCTTTTTGGCGGTTTTGCTGCAGCAGTGTTCTtgaattttgtatatatatatatatatatatatatatatatatatatatatatatatatatatatatatatatatatatatatatatatatatatatatatatatatatatatatatatatatactgatataCACCTTAtcatatattacatatttattttttatttgcttCAAGGTTGCGTACATTTTACCCTGCTCCTCGGGAGAGCCTCGACTAACAACAGTTTCAGATGTATTTTTTGTCATGGATATAGGTGTGTATTTAAGTGAGACTTGTCTGCTATAGAGATGATAAACGAGCAATCTAGCATTGACATATATGGTTCTTGcataaatttgaaatgaaatgaagaGCTAGTACTGGCGGGGGCCTGGGAAAATGATTTGGTTGGACAAAGAGAAATGAAAAGTGTACTGATATAGTGACTGATTGCTCGGGGAATCTGATTCTGATGAATATAATTCAGACGTTTTATAATTGATTGAGCACATGTGGGAGAACGTGAACAATTTTTTCATTGTCATCTGTGTGTCATGAGCGACCAATTTCGAATCTTCGCCACCTCTAGCTAGCCAATCCTAATGGATATTTCAGGATCCTTAAGCAAAATGATGATATTGATTTCAAAAATATCGTGATATTTCGATATTTGTCTAAATATGTGAGACCAAAATTAAACTTCGAGTAAATTACACTTTCATGGGCTATAGATGATAGATCTGGAGATAGCcaattttcaaaacatgtgtTGAAGTTCATCTGCAGTTGTTTATTTATCGAAATAAGGGCTCCGCACTACATCAACACCGTAAGTTAAATTAGGgtattatcttctttttattgtaaaaaCCGCTCTTTTTGTGGGCATACTAGAAATTTGAAACTAGTCTCTGgacaatttttaatatttttaactacaaaaatcACTCATTTACATATCAgaaatcactattttatacaatatatgCAATATctgacaaatataaatatataaatacatatatatacaacgtctatcatcatcattttcaatCATACGGCATTGTTGAAGCTCCTAGCATCATTATCAACCACTTCCACTAAACCCGTCGTCACCTACAACCATGATTTGTCTATCACCCTATTGTAAGTTATTGTACTTGCATAGCGTTGTCTTGTATAATGCCTAGAACCGCTATATAAGTTTAAAAATAACCGTTATGTAAGTCCAAATGTGTAGTAGtgtttgatcacttgcctatatacatatatagacacacattCTCTTCCTGAACTTTAATTACCTAGTAAGTACATAAACTCTAAAATGTAAATCAACACAGATTATTTCTTAGTTGTGCTTCTTTAGAAATTGGACATTGGGGAAGACGTTGTGGACTGAATACAATTTGAAGCGTAGATTCTAAACGTGAGTTAATGACGGTTATAACTAATATTTCAAGTGAGCAGATGGTGAGTTCGATTTGAGAGATAAATGTGTTATTAACAGTCTCCTATAATATACGATGAGGAGCAGGGATGATGAACATATGATGAAGTTGGTGAGAGCTCGAAAAAAATACAAGGAATTAACACAGTTGAAGAATAAAGCTTGGAAGTGGTGGATATATATTtcgttttattaatattgtatGTTTTTAGTTGATATTTTAGCAGTATCAGAAACGATGCAAGTATATAATGATACCTCGTATTTTAGCAGTACTAGAAAGGGTGCAAGTATATAGtgattatttgataatttaaatttggatCTATAGGTGAACTTCACCTAACAAATTGATTCTATtggtaatattataaatcattctCATAAGTAATTCACTCGATCAATCTTTGGGCAATACATTTATATGTCTTTGTGTAATGTCCCGATTCATACAAAGTGacctatatatttttcagaaataatattactccatttttttgaaataaattgttATTCTTTTACTAACTAACGAATATAAAATAGTTTCTcaatatttatatctaaaaatatatgaaaaaatatatatatatttcttttaaaacaataagccttaaattaacaaaaaaacacTCACCAACTGGGACCAATATTACTTAATAAACTAAAACCCCAGCGAAAaacactactccctctgtcccattttaactgatgtttgactttttaacacgtatattgaggtgtaaaaaaacaatacctacactcaataaaataatacaattcttatatcaaataaaagtttaggttctaaacttttatttggcataaattttataaaaaataattatgtttagatatgatttttttaacatcttaaaatacgtgtaaaaaagtcaaaagcagttaaaatgggacagagggagtacatattaTACGTGGCATATGCGCACACGtgtgtatattataaataagaatCACGCCCCCACTCTCAACGGATTACCAAAGAAACTTACTCATGTTTATGTTGGAATCCCACGTAACGAAACATAATAGGTTTGAACAAAACAGTAGGCAGAGGAATTAGAGTTGATTACGGGAAAACGGGatgattaataaaaaagaatgaAACAGAGTCCGTCCCACTAATTACGTAGAAGCAGTGTCCTGATCATCAATCACTGAATTGCATAAGATCTACCGACCAACTACTATCATCTCCATCAAACTTTACTTTACACATAtgagta
Coding sequences:
- the LOC108221081 gene encoding uncharacterized protein LOC108221081 isoform X4, which encodes MFSLYKYNFYPVSTSRKLLSYWNWWKDVEELMSLAPEKVVLKWMNFHLKKAGYEKEVTNFSSDLKGKGNNPGIEAVYLLDWKSECSKTNSDSLG
- the LOC108221081 gene encoding uncharacterized protein LOC108221081 isoform X3 encodes the protein MLRSGYSCIRRYNFYPVSTSRKLLSYWNWWKDVEELMSLAPEKVVLKWMNFHLKKAGYEKEVTNFSSDLKGKGNNPGIEAVYLLDWKSECSKTNSDSLG
- the LOC108221081 gene encoding uncharacterized protein LOC108221081 isoform X1; translated protein: MYNSLIDSSMRPVYIYIDYFLTSHSLAGMLRSGYSCIRRYNFYPVSTSRKLLSYWNWWKDVEELMSLAPEKVVLKWMNFHLKKAGYEKEVTNFSSDLKGKGNNPGIEAVYLLDWKSECSKTNSDSLG
- the LOC108221081 gene encoding uncharacterized protein LOC108221081 isoform X2 → MLNMEGMLRSGYSCIRRYNFYPVSTSRKLLSYWNWWKDVEELMSLAPEKVVLKWMNFHLKKAGYEKEVTNFSSDLKGKGNNPGIEAVYLLDWKSECSKTNSDSLG